The following proteins come from a genomic window of Nitrospira sp.:
- a CDS encoding Sulfate adenylyltransferase subunit 2, with amino-acid sequence MKHLRQLEDQSVYILREAYKHFDNLAMLWSMGKDSTVLLWLARKAFFGHVPFPLLHVDTSYKIPAMIEYRDRLAREWRLNLVVGQNKEALAAGMNHTMGRVVCCTALKTNGLKQLLENKGYTGVILGVRADEEGTRAKERYFSPRDKHGDWDFRDQPPELWDQYKTTFPPGTHIRIHPLLDWTEINIWEYIKLENIPFIDLYLDKGDGTRYRSLGCAPCTSPIKSTAKSVDDIIEELRHTTVAERSGRAQDEGRGMELLRKDGYM; translated from the coding sequence ATGAAACACCTTCGGCAATTGGAAGATCAAAGCGTCTACATCCTTCGCGAAGCGTATAAACACTTCGACAATCTCGCCATGCTCTGGTCCATGGGCAAGGATTCAACGGTACTGCTGTGGTTGGCGCGCAAGGCCTTTTTTGGGCATGTGCCGTTTCCATTACTCCATGTCGATACCAGCTATAAAATCCCGGCGATGATCGAGTACCGGGACCGTCTTGCACGGGAATGGCGGTTGAATCTAGTGGTGGGCCAGAACAAAGAAGCCTTGGCGGCAGGGATGAATCACACGATGGGCCGGGTAGTCTGTTGCACGGCGCTGAAGACGAACGGTCTCAAGCAACTGTTGGAGAACAAAGGTTACACCGGCGTCATTCTCGGCGTTCGTGCGGATGAAGAGGGAACGAGAGCCAAGGAACGCTATTTCTCTCCACGGGATAAACATGGAGATTGGGATTTTCGAGATCAACCGCCGGAACTCTGGGACCAATACAAGACAACCTTTCCGCCCGGCACTCACATCCGCATTCATCCGCTGCTGGATTGGACCGAGATCAATATTTGGGAGTACATCAAGCTTGAGAATATTCCCTTCATCGATTTGTATCTCGACAAGGGAGATGGCACACGCTATCGCAGCTTGGGTTGCGCACCCTGTACCTCGCCGATCAAATCCACCGCCAAAAGCGTCGATGACATCATCGAGGAACTGCGGCATACGACGGTAGCCGAGCGGTCGGGACGAGCGCAAGACGAAGGGCGAGGGATGGAGTTGCTGCGAAAAGATGGATATATGTAA
- a CDS encoding Sulfate adenylyltransferase subunit 1 / Adenylylsulfate kinase has protein sequence MQPSIDKPYETMNIVIVGHVDHGKSTLLGRLYADTGSLPDGKLEKVRAICKQQGKEFEYAFLFDAFLEEQEQGITIDTARTFFMWKGRQYIIIDAPGHKEFLKNMISGAARAEAALLLIDALEGVKEQSKKHGYLLSLLGVRQFAVVVNKMDLVGYRQDVFDGIEKEYREFLGQFKAVPSQFIPVSAKLGDNIANRSEQMSWYSGPTVLETLGAFTKETARSEQPLRLPVQDVYKFDARRIITGRITAGRLKVGDHLVFSPSNKRANIRTVEAFNIEPHPTEGQAGQSIGVTLDEQIFVERGEIASHQEHLPLVSTAFRANLFWLGKRPLEKGRKYLLRVATKEVDCEVATIHRIIDTMDLAQQQGSHTIGKNQVAELTLRTKIPVAFDLSASFETTGRFVLVDEYDIAGGGIITELVHDDQEFLREEARRRDFAWVKGEVTVEDRAQQYGHRAAVVLITGGRHAGKSFLARKLEGRLVADGRHAYLLDGENLRRGLDADLSEEERGQTAEMARRYGEVARLLTDTGLIVVSTTNPFGLAYREASQAIRTLVHPVPVIAVHMSKSEEELPPNTDVILTGPTDFEAATARILDELKRRGVLAQAIGAKPIFQYSI, from the coding sequence ATGCAACCTTCAATCGATAAGCCTTACGAGACGATGAACATCGTCATCGTCGGCCATGTGGATCACGGCAAGTCCACCTTATTGGGACGGCTCTATGCCGACACCGGCTCACTGCCAGACGGCAAGTTGGAAAAAGTGCGGGCGATCTGCAAACAGCAGGGAAAGGAATTCGAATATGCTTTTCTCTTCGATGCCTTTCTCGAAGAGCAGGAGCAGGGGATTACGATCGATACGGCTCGCACCTTTTTCATGTGGAAGGGCCGGCAATACATCATCATCGATGCTCCGGGGCATAAGGAGTTTCTGAAGAACATGATTTCCGGCGCCGCGCGTGCCGAGGCGGCATTGCTGCTCATCGACGCGTTGGAAGGAGTGAAGGAGCAGTCGAAGAAGCACGGCTACCTCTTATCGCTCCTGGGTGTTCGGCAGTTTGCGGTAGTCGTCAACAAGATGGATTTGGTCGGTTACCGACAGGATGTGTTCGACGGGATCGAAAAAGAGTACCGAGAATTTCTGGGGCAGTTCAAAGCCGTGCCGTCGCAGTTTATTCCGGTAAGCGCCAAGCTGGGCGACAACATCGCCAATCGCAGCGAACAGATGTCGTGGTACAGCGGCCCCACCGTCCTGGAAACACTCGGTGCATTCACCAAAGAAACAGCACGGTCGGAGCAGCCACTTCGACTGCCCGTGCAGGACGTCTATAAGTTCGATGCGCGCCGAATCATCACCGGGCGCATTACCGCAGGGCGTCTCAAAGTGGGCGACCACCTCGTCTTTTCGCCATCCAACAAGCGGGCCAACATCCGCACGGTGGAGGCTTTCAATATCGAGCCGCACCCGACCGAAGGGCAGGCGGGGCAATCGATCGGTGTCACGCTTGATGAGCAGATCTTTGTGGAGCGCGGCGAAATCGCCTCGCATCAGGAACATTTGCCCCTTGTCTCCACGGCTTTTCGAGCCAACTTGTTTTGGCTTGGCAAGAGACCGTTGGAAAAAGGGCGCAAGTATCTCTTGCGCGTGGCGACCAAAGAAGTGGACTGTGAGGTTGCAACCATCCATCGGATCATCGACACAATGGACCTCGCGCAGCAGCAAGGCAGCCATACCATCGGCAAGAACCAAGTGGCCGAGCTGACCCTGCGCACGAAAATCCCGGTCGCATTTGATCTCTCAGCATCGTTCGAGACAACCGGCCGCTTCGTTCTGGTGGATGAATACGACATCGCAGGCGGCGGGATCATCACTGAACTAGTCCATGACGACCAGGAGTTCCTCCGTGAAGAGGCGAGGCGACGAGACTTTGCATGGGTGAAGGGTGAAGTTACGGTCGAGGACCGCGCGCAACAGTACGGCCATCGGGCGGCAGTCGTTCTGATTACTGGGGGACGGCACGCCGGCAAATCGTTCTTGGCCAGAAAGCTCGAAGGCCGCCTCGTGGCGGATGGGCGCCATGCCTACTTATTGGACGGCGAGAATCTGCGCCGTGGGCTGGACGCCGATCTCAGTGAAGAAGAGCGTGGACAGACGGCGGAAATGGCCCGGCGCTACGGCGAAGTGGCGCGACTCCTTACCGACACCGGACTCATCGTCGTCTCCACAACCAATCCCTTTGGCCTTGCCTATCGCGAAGCCTCGCAGGCGATTAGGACCCTCGTGCACCCCGTGCCTGTCATCGCCGTCCATATGAGTAAGTCCGAAGAAGAACTGCCACCAAATACCGATGTCATTCTCACGGGACCTACCGATTTTGAGGCCGCCACGGCACGCATCCTCGACGAATTGAAACGCCGGGGCGTCCTGGCTCAAGCCATCGGGGCCAAGCCGATCTTCCAATATTCGATTTAG
- a CDS encoding Holliday junction ATP-dependent DNA helicase RuvB: MMERFITNRATDEERSQENVLRPQTLDEYVGQDKMKESLRICIEAAKQRKEALDHAIFYGPPGLGKTTIAHIIAREMGAALRSTSGLVLTHAGDLAAILTNLQEHDVLFIDEIHRLPASVEEALYPAMEDFQLDLVIGQGPATKTVKLDLPPFTLVGATTRAGSLTSPLRDRFGLVYRLEFYGPSELEAIVTRSAGVLGIGIDRTGAEEISRRARGTPRIVNRLIRRIRDYAQIKADGHITEQVAKAGLAWVGIDEAGFDDMDRKILITIIEKFNGGPVGVESLAAAVQEDKGTIEDVYEPYLIQAGFLDRTGRGRQVTRLAYEHFKRPSPLLM; this comes from the coding sequence ATGATGGAACGGTTCATAACCAATCGCGCCACGGACGAAGAGCGTAGTCAAGAGAATGTTCTTCGACCGCAGACGCTCGATGAGTACGTCGGCCAAGACAAAATGAAGGAATCGCTTCGAATTTGTATCGAAGCGGCCAAGCAGCGGAAAGAGGCACTCGACCATGCCATCTTCTATGGACCGCCTGGTCTCGGAAAGACGACCATCGCTCACATTATCGCGAGGGAGATGGGTGCGGCATTACGGTCGACCTCGGGGCTGGTTTTAACACATGCCGGCGATCTGGCGGCGATTTTGACCAATCTTCAGGAACATGACGTACTCTTTATTGATGAGATTCATCGCCTGCCCGCGTCTGTTGAAGAAGCGCTCTATCCGGCGATGGAGGACTTCCAGCTGGATCTCGTGATTGGACAGGGACCTGCCACGAAAACCGTCAAGCTTGATTTGCCTCCTTTCACGCTTGTGGGAGCGACGACGAGGGCCGGTTCTCTGACATCCCCCTTGCGGGACCGATTCGGCTTAGTCTATCGGCTGGAGTTCTATGGGCCGTCCGAATTGGAGGCGATTGTGACTCGCTCGGCCGGGGTCTTAGGTATTGGGATCGATCGGACGGGGGCGGAGGAAATCTCACGCCGAGCGCGTGGAACACCGCGGATAGTAAACCGGCTGATTAGAAGGATCAGGGACTATGCACAAATCAAGGCTGATGGGCATATCACCGAACAGGTGGCCAAAGCGGGATTAGCCTGGGTGGGGATCGATGAGGCAGGTTTCGACGATATGGATCGGAAAATTCTCATCACCATTATCGAGAAGTTCAATGGTGGGCCCGTCGGGGTGGAGTCCTTGGCCGCCGCGGTCCAGGAAGACAAGGGCACAATCGAGGATGTATATGAGCCCTACCTGATCCAAGCCGGTTTCTTGGATCGTACCGGTCGTGGTCGGCAAGTGACTCGGTTGGCGTACGAGCACTTTAAACGGCCTTCTCCTTTACTGATGTAA
- a CDS encoding Chorismate mutase I / Prephenate dehydratase has translation MRTPSRNQLPEARLSMPKDMPEYRKEIDRIDDQIIRLLNERSKSVIEIGKLKKEKNADANLHTAGREAEIIERLTKLNTGPFPHEAVRSVYREIMSASLSLEAPQKVAYLGPRATFTHMACMQKFGSSVQYVPVHSIKEVFSEVERSRANFGVVPIENTTEGVVNYTLDMFIDSNLLIYGEVLQEVSHHLLSKTGLIEDVKKIYSHPHALAQCRNWLETNLPHVPPVEVASTARAAELCTDEPASAAIASELAGQLYGLKVIKARIEDNLNNFTRFLILSQKPSERTGKDKTSLMLSVKDKVGALYDLLRPFASHGINMTKIESRPSQRKAWEYIFFVDVEGHINEERVNRAVEEVKGRCLFMKILGSYPIHS, from the coding sequence ATGAGGACGCCCTCCCGCAATCAGTTGCCCGAGGCAAGACTCAGTATGCCCAAAGATATGCCGGAATATCGTAAGGAAATCGATAGGATCGATGACCAAATTATCCGACTGCTTAATGAACGCTCCAAAAGCGTTATCGAAATCGGAAAACTCAAAAAAGAAAAGAATGCTGATGCCAACCTCCATACCGCGGGGCGAGAGGCTGAGATCATCGAACGGCTCACGAAACTCAACACGGGCCCTTTCCCCCACGAGGCCGTTCGATCGGTCTATCGAGAAATCATGTCGGCCTCCTTGTCCCTCGAGGCTCCCCAGAAGGTAGCGTATCTGGGGCCGCGGGCAACCTTTACCCACATGGCCTGCATGCAGAAATTCGGTTCATCCGTCCAGTATGTGCCGGTTCACAGTATCAAAGAGGTATTCAGCGAAGTTGAGCGAAGCCGGGCCAATTTCGGGGTGGTACCGATTGAAAACACCACGGAGGGTGTCGTCAATTACACTCTCGACATGTTTATCGATTCCAACTTACTGATCTACGGAGAGGTTCTTCAAGAGGTCTCGCATCATCTACTGTCGAAAACAGGCCTTATAGAGGACGTGAAGAAGATCTACTCCCATCCTCATGCCCTTGCGCAATGCCGGAACTGGTTAGAGACCAATCTCCCGCATGTCCCACCAGTTGAGGTAGCCAGCACTGCTCGGGCCGCCGAGCTGTGCACCGATGAACCAGCCTCGGCGGCCATTGCATCGGAATTGGCCGGCCAACTGTACGGGTTGAAGGTGATCAAAGCCCGCATCGAAGATAATCTCAACAATTTTACCCGTTTCTTGATTCTGTCACAGAAGCCGTCAGAGCGAACAGGGAAAGATAAAACGTCGTTAATGTTGTCGGTCAAGGATAAAGTCGGTGCGCTTTATGATCTTCTCCGCCCCTTTGCCTCTCACGGGATCAATATGACCAAGATCGAATCTCGCCCTTCCCAACGAAAGGCTTGGGAATATATCTTTTTTGTGGATGTCGAGGGCCATATCAATGAGGAGCGGGTCAATAGGGCGGTGGAAGAAGTAAAAGGGCGTTGCCTCTTCATGAAGATTTTGGGCTCCTACCCAATTCATAGCTGA
- a CDS encoding Ferredoxin--sulfite reductase — translation MNPVESLPIPKIVTNPIPPTILEEIETFEIEALRTLAGEISTDLFKPFRLQYGIYGQRQSGVQMVRIKIPFGGITANQLRRVAELADHYATGVGHVTTRQDIQMHFVELKDVPGIMRGLAEVGLTTREACANTVRNVTACHLAGVCQGEVFDVTPYAKTVAYHLLRNPLNQSLPRKFKIAFSGCKHDCALTPIHDIGLLAVKRADGEIGFRMVAGGGLGAAPRIAQLLREFTPMEELIPSIEAVIKVFDTLGNRKNRNKARMKFVIDKLGFDEFKRRWEAAYVAMGHTLPKNGPLSLLQHQDAPPRLIMPTRNGAANGNGNGNGNGAHAIGHETPFEMWKRTNVVKQKQDGYVTAAIKLFMGDITAEQMLFVADLAERYSNGNLRTTINQNLVIRWIPADQIPHFYEDLASHGLADPGAELVEDIIACPGTDTCGLGITSSKGLARALAEVFPAGRVPEDLQDVSVKISGCHNSCAQHHISTIGLHGVGKRLGDHIAPHYELHLGGSVNGTAKIGQMTVKLPAKAVPAALAHLIDVYRRDRQANENLPAFIARVGKSKLKDELIPYTIVPSYEEDPTFYYDWEGEEEFILEDLGPGECAGGALEMIENGILEADQELYQAKLLVEKHQYSVSVNKSYRAVLAAAKALLVTEGLEPSTDAETFIEFDSRIAQKGIVPSVYRDLSKKVSDLGPKETSAESAREKMVFAKGFVDACRTATDQMGKDLKLSAMKEEKSPVAPAPVETEPVTPVPTGAPVYDLRGVACPMNYVKTKLKLEMMDAGERLEVWLDAGEPIKNVPMSLKNDGHRVLIQEALELEASHYRILVEKVEG, via the coding sequence ATGAACCCAGTTGAATCCCTCCCCATCCCAAAAATTGTCACGAATCCGATTCCGCCGACCATTCTAGAAGAAATAGAAACCTTCGAAATCGAAGCCCTGCGAACATTGGCCGGAGAGATCTCCACCGATCTCTTCAAGCCGTTCCGCCTGCAATACGGCATATACGGGCAGCGTCAGTCCGGTGTGCAGATGGTCCGTATCAAGATTCCGTTCGGCGGCATCACCGCAAATCAGCTACGACGTGTGGCGGAGCTCGCCGACCACTATGCGACCGGAGTCGGCCACGTCACGACGAGGCAAGATATTCAGATGCACTTTGTGGAGCTCAAGGACGTGCCGGGCATCATGCGAGGACTAGCCGAAGTCGGTCTGACCACCAGGGAAGCCTGTGCCAACACTGTACGAAATGTGACGGCGTGTCATTTAGCGGGCGTGTGTCAAGGAGAAGTGTTCGATGTGACTCCGTATGCGAAGACGGTCGCGTATCACTTGTTGCGGAACCCCTTGAATCAAAGTCTGCCGCGAAAGTTCAAAATTGCGTTCTCCGGCTGCAAACATGACTGTGCTCTGACTCCCATCCACGATATCGGTCTGTTGGCCGTCAAACGAGCCGACGGAGAAATCGGCTTCCGAATGGTGGCAGGTGGTGGGTTGGGGGCCGCTCCGCGGATCGCGCAACTTCTTCGTGAATTTACACCGATGGAGGAGCTGATTCCCAGTATTGAGGCCGTGATTAAAGTCTTCGATACCCTCGGCAATCGAAAAAATCGAAACAAGGCCAGGATGAAGTTCGTGATCGACAAACTGGGATTTGACGAATTCAAACGGCGCTGGGAAGCAGCCTACGTCGCGATGGGACACACACTTCCCAAGAATGGGCCTTTGTCCCTGCTTCAGCATCAGGATGCTCCCCCCCGGCTCATCATGCCGACGAGAAACGGGGCGGCAAATGGAAACGGGAATGGCAACGGCAACGGAGCCCATGCGATTGGCCACGAGACGCCGTTCGAGATGTGGAAACGGACCAACGTTGTGAAACAGAAGCAAGATGGATACGTCACGGCCGCGATCAAGCTGTTTATGGGGGATATTACAGCTGAACAGATGCTGTTTGTCGCTGACCTGGCCGAGCGCTATTCGAACGGCAATCTTCGCACCACGATCAATCAAAATCTGGTCATCCGATGGATTCCTGCCGATCAGATTCCGCATTTCTACGAGGACCTGGCGTCCCACGGATTGGCGGATCCCGGTGCCGAGCTGGTTGAAGACATTATTGCCTGCCCCGGCACGGATACATGCGGGCTTGGGATCACATCATCCAAAGGCCTCGCACGTGCGTTGGCCGAAGTGTTTCCAGCAGGCCGTGTTCCGGAAGATCTCCAGGATGTAAGCGTGAAGATCAGCGGCTGTCATAATTCCTGTGCACAGCATCACATTTCAACAATCGGGTTGCATGGAGTCGGAAAACGCCTGGGTGACCACATCGCCCCGCACTATGAATTGCACCTCGGTGGTTCGGTGAACGGCACGGCCAAGATCGGCCAGATGACCGTGAAGTTGCCGGCGAAAGCCGTACCGGCGGCGCTCGCTCATTTGATCGATGTGTACCGTCGTGACCGCCAAGCGAACGAGAATTTGCCGGCATTCATCGCGCGCGTTGGGAAGAGCAAGCTGAAAGACGAGTTGATCCCGTACACCATCGTGCCGTCTTATGAAGAGGATCCCACGTTCTATTATGATTGGGAGGGTGAGGAAGAATTTATCCTCGAGGATCTAGGCCCCGGCGAATGTGCAGGCGGTGCGCTGGAGATGATCGAAAACGGCATCCTGGAGGCCGATCAAGAGCTCTACCAAGCGAAGCTGCTCGTTGAGAAGCATCAATATTCCGTATCGGTGAACAAGTCCTATCGAGCCGTACTGGCCGCGGCCAAGGCTCTGTTGGTGACCGAAGGGCTGGAACCATCGACAGACGCCGAAACATTCATCGAGTTCGACAGCAGGATTGCGCAGAAAGGTATTGTGCCATCCGTCTATCGAGACCTCAGCAAGAAAGTCAGCGATCTGGGGCCAAAGGAGACGTCGGCTGAATCGGCCCGGGAGAAGATGGTCTTTGCTAAGGGATTTGTCGATGCCTGCCGAACGGCGACGGATCAGATGGGGAAGGACCTCAAGCTGTCGGCTATGAAAGAAGAAAAGTCTCCGGTCGCGCCTGCACCGGTTGAAACCGAACCAGTTACTCCTGTTCCGACGGGTGCGCCTGTTTACGACTTGCGTGGCGTGGCATGCCCAATGAACTATGTGAAGACGAAGTTGAAACTGGAAATGATGGATGCCGGTGAACGGTTGGAAGTGTGGCTCGACGCGGGTGAACCGATCAAGAACGTGCCGATGAGTCTGAAGAATGACGGACACAGGGTGCTGATCCAAGAGGCCTTGGAGCTGGAAGCGTCGCATTATCGGATTCTGGTCGAAAAAGTCGAAGGATAA
- a CDS encoding Holliday junction ATP-dependent DNA helicase RuvA — translation MIAFLTGRLAFKAPTHLTLDVQGVGYEVHIPLSTYYALPNVDEAAALNIHTHLRKDAIQLFGFLSQSEKESFLLLTSVSGIGPKLALSVLSSLSVTEIVQAIQSADVEKLATVPGIGKKSAGRIALELKDKVDKIHGMRPHATAVDAPEMDGPYEDALSALVNLGYRAQDAKEALKRVTKTVTGPLALKELIRKGLKELAKG, via the coding sequence ATGATCGCCTTTCTCACGGGGCGGTTGGCATTCAAAGCACCCACCCACCTCACGCTCGATGTGCAGGGAGTGGGGTACGAAGTTCATATTCCACTCAGCACCTATTACGCCCTGCCGAATGTTGACGAAGCGGCTGCACTGAATATTCATACGCATCTCCGTAAAGATGCCATTCAGCTCTTCGGTTTTCTCTCGCAAAGCGAGAAGGAGTCGTTTTTGCTCCTGACCAGCGTGTCGGGCATCGGTCCGAAGCTCGCCCTCAGTGTACTGTCGAGTCTATCGGTCACGGAGATCGTTCAGGCGATTCAGTCTGCGGATGTGGAAAAGCTTGCCACCGTTCCCGGGATCGGGAAGAAATCGGCGGGACGTATTGCGCTTGAACTGAAAGACAAGGTGGACAAGATCCATGGTATGCGTCCCCACGCCACTGCCGTTGACGCGCCTGAGATGGATGGCCCTTACGAGGATGCACTCTCCGCTCTGGTAAACTTGGGATATCGCGCTCAGGATGCCAAGGAAGCTTTGAAGCGGGTGACAAAAACTGTGACTGGGCCGCTGGCGCTGAAAGAGCTCATCCGTAAAGGGCTGAAGGAGCTAGCCAAGGGGTAA
- a CDS encoding Anthranilate phosphoribosyltransferase: MPIQNLLAKIAKGPKASKDLTWDECKQAMKALIEGEATPAQVGAFLIAMRFKMESVTELAALTAAARQYVLPLTVSRDLALVDVPTYAGKQDTFHATIAASIVAVAAGAAVLMHGYDGIPGRPGSAGVLKALGIPVDADPKLVSEEVNRKGFAYLDIGLYHPPLYRFLEMRQELGVRNVFHPIARLLNPARATVQVVGLTHPPHFEKTAEALRILGCRRALVIRGVEGDPELSVSMVTRVLELRDERITPLGVAAKDFGLAFASSREMAGFPPDQREREADLIRRILRNQVQGGPRDWVLMNAAMLLYAAGKGVSLSACFPAVRAALDGGAAGRKLEELVRQPVAA, translated from the coding sequence ATGCCGATTCAAAATCTCCTCGCCAAGATCGCCAAGGGCCCGAAAGCTTCCAAGGATCTTACATGGGATGAATGCAAGCAGGCGATGAAAGCGTTGATTGAAGGTGAAGCCACACCGGCGCAAGTAGGAGCTTTTCTCATTGCCATGCGATTCAAGATGGAATCGGTTACCGAGTTGGCGGCACTCACGGCCGCGGCTCGGCAATACGTGCTTCCACTCACTGTCTCGCGGGACTTGGCCTTGGTGGATGTCCCGACCTATGCCGGAAAGCAGGACACGTTTCATGCGACTATTGCCGCGTCCATTGTTGCAGTTGCAGCCGGCGCTGCTGTTTTGATGCACGGCTATGACGGGATTCCTGGACGGCCGGGGAGTGCCGGAGTGCTGAAAGCCCTGGGCATTCCAGTTGATGCCGATCCCAAGCTGGTCTCCGAAGAAGTGAATAGGAAGGGCTTTGCCTATCTGGATATCGGACTGTACCATCCGCCCCTCTATCGATTTTTGGAGATGCGTCAAGAGCTCGGGGTCAGAAATGTATTCCATCCGATTGCCAGGCTTCTGAATCCGGCTCGGGCGACGGTGCAAGTCGTGGGGTTGACCCATCCGCCGCATTTTGAAAAAACAGCCGAAGCCTTGCGAATCCTTGGGTGTCGGCGAGCATTGGTGATCCGTGGAGTTGAAGGTGATCCGGAATTGTCCGTTTCGATGGTGACAAGGGTCTTGGAATTGAGAGACGAGCGCATTACCCCGCTCGGTGTGGCCGCGAAAGACTTTGGATTGGCGTTCGCCTCTTCGCGCGAGATGGCCGGATTTCCTCCCGATCAGCGGGAAAGGGAGGCCGATTTGATCCGGCGAATTCTTCGAAACCAGGTTCAGGGCGGACCTCGGGACTGGGTGCTGATGAATGCGGCCATGTTGCTCTATGCGGCAGGCAAGGGTGTGTCTCTGTCGGCCTGCTTTCCGGCGGTACGCGCGGCGCTTGATGGAGGAGCCGCAGGGCGCAAGCTCGAGGAATTGGTGCGACAGCCGGTCGCAGCGTAG
- a CDS encoding Phosphoadenylyl-sulfate reductase [thioredoxin] → MTVNGRSELVAELQAWSASFETKQPQDVLAAAIERYGPKVVVACSFGAEDVVLVDMVYRINPSVPLFYLDTDFLFPETYATRDRVIERYNLQSTQIIQVKPLLAPEVQAESYGEALWVRNPDQCCQLRKVEPLTRVLRGYDAWITGIRRDQAPSRANAGLIEWDQKFELIKINPLARWTSTDVWTYIKVYEVPYNPLHDQNYPSIGCTYCTAPVVPGDDPRAGRWKNFAKTECGLHKS, encoded by the coding sequence ATGACCGTGAACGGCCGTTCCGAACTGGTTGCAGAACTTCAAGCCTGGAGCGCTTCGTTCGAGACGAAGCAGCCACAAGATGTGCTGGCGGCTGCTATCGAGCGATACGGCCCAAAAGTTGTTGTGGCCTGCAGCTTCGGAGCGGAAGACGTGGTCCTCGTCGATATGGTGTATCGGATCAATCCCTCGGTGCCGTTGTTCTATCTCGATACCGATTTTTTGTTTCCTGAAACCTATGCCACGCGGGATCGAGTGATTGAACGATACAATCTTCAGTCGACGCAGATCATCCAGGTGAAGCCATTGCTCGCACCGGAGGTCCAAGCAGAATCGTACGGCGAGGCGCTGTGGGTCCGAAATCCGGACCAATGCTGCCAGCTGCGGAAAGTCGAACCCTTGACGCGCGTTCTACGAGGATACGACGCATGGATTACCGGAATCAGGCGTGATCAGGCCCCATCCCGTGCCAATGCCGGGTTGATTGAGTGGGACCAGAAGTTTGAATTGATCAAGATTAATCCTCTGGCCCGGTGGACATCGACCGACGTGTGGACCTACATCAAGGTCTACGAAGTTCCGTACAATCCCCTGCACGATCAGAATTATCCCAGCATCGGCTGCACCTATTGCACCGCTCCAGTGGTACCAGGCGATGATCCGCGGGCAGGTCGCTGGAAGAATTTTGCCAAGACCGAGTGCGGACTACACAAGTCGTAA
- a CDS encoding putative transcriptional regulatory protein YebC: MGGHSHWATIKRHKSAQDAKRGKIFTRIIRELTIAARSGGDPDGNPRLRLAIAKAKEANMPGDTMKKAIQRGTGELPGVTYEEFSLEGYGPGGTALLLEITSDNRNRTVAEIRSLFTKNHGNMAEAGAVAWQFQKKGLLTIEPGKVDEDTLLSLALDAGAEDVKTGEKSIEIITGPHEFEAVKKTLADAKIETTLAEITYLPQNTIRLEEKSAEQMLRLMEVLDEHDDVQKVHANFDIPDEVMEKVAATAAG; the protein is encoded by the coding sequence ATGGGTGGACATAGTCATTGGGCGACGATTAAGCGCCATAAGTCGGCGCAAGATGCCAAACGCGGGAAGATTTTTACACGAATCATCAGAGAGCTCACCATCGCGGCACGATCCGGAGGGGATCCGGATGGAAATCCGCGGTTGCGGCTCGCCATTGCCAAGGCCAAGGAAGCCAATATGCCCGGCGATACGATGAAGAAAGCCATCCAGCGTGGAACTGGAGAACTACCAGGTGTGACCTATGAGGAATTTTCGTTGGAAGGCTATGGCCCAGGAGGGACGGCATTGCTCCTGGAGATCACGAGCGATAATCGGAATCGAACCGTGGCCGAGATTCGAAGCTTGTTCACGAAAAATCATGGCAATATGGCCGAGGCGGGTGCCGTGGCGTGGCAATTTCAGAAGAAGGGTCTGTTGACGATTGAGCCGGGGAAGGTCGATGAGGACACGCTCCTTTCATTGGCCTTGGACGCCGGAGCCGAGGATGTCAAAACCGGTGAGAAATCCATCGAGATCATCACCGGGCCTCATGAGTTTGAAGCCGTGAAAAAGACGCTCGCTGATGCCAAGATCGAGACGACACTTGCGGAAATTACGTATCTCCCGCAGAATACCATCAGGCTGGAAGAGAAGTCTGCCGAACAAATGCTAAGGTTAATGGAGGTCTTGGACGAGCATGATGACGTCCAGAAGGTCCACGCAAACTTCGATATTCCGGATGAGGTGATGGAGAAAGTCGCCGCGACTGCGGCGGGATAG